From a single Girardinichthys multiradiatus isolate DD_20200921_A chromosome 17, DD_fGirMul_XY1, whole genome shotgun sequence genomic region:
- the ncaph2 gene encoding condensin-2 complex subunit H2 isoform X2 yields the protein MESTESRYAHLLQPIRELTKNWEIDVASELNDYLEELDEMCITLDGGKTRLNFAEAALLIQGSTCIYSKKVELLHTLVYQTLQYINNKSKKRSKEAAEALHGAAGATQMSHDAEDVDEFTPLETEVCETFLKSDLDTIVNVVPLPPESLIPPETHEKNKLPLISVKGEVVCSQKDFRINLFIPGQEDLILLMSKSAAASRFLLDQNLEPIEMELPAEAASTIPPDDAAENFLPINEDMDLDQDPEEHIERQQVSSQAQSEGRMIRERRDLEVEKQNEMIPAAVETWTLHDPYSVNGEDKPFKPGKCYKVPNGLDDGGKRKRRRPALLQDFRTWFSGTFDPPEPKLKVGPTFPDLNYIYLSFIKDKVKKQKRICRRAGVVMSEEELRRTFLQPEEVEPVDEFRHAELSVHPLRFLLLLGAKNSDPVTPVRSCFVLMLRSLTSAQICPGTSLNASWCGAQGGDDDSSDIEHDGLPDDIPPEITGGPDFISPEAQRDDLTYEELVQLRVEQLLVHSLGYTQETALSRRVKDWEDKIQPQLVLQEERPPFDIHDYGGRIVRNLSSVGCRRSFASIVRGLDNFEACKYLLASLQLANDFTVEIDSAAGLEDSLDTMSLTLLSTHRATDRFKTLTTSS from the exons CTGGACGAGATGTGCATCACCTTGGATGGAGGAAAAACCAGACTGAACTTTGCAGAAGCTGCCCTGCTCATTCAGGGATCCACCTGCATATACAGCAAGAAG GTGGAGCTGCTTCACACCCTTGTGTACCAAACGCTGCAGTACATCAACAACAAGAGCAAGAA ACGGAGCAAAGAGGCGGCGGAGGCTCTGCACGGAGCTGCAGGAGCTACACAGATGAGTCATGATGCTGAGGATGTGGATGAG TTCACTCCTCTGGAGACGGAGGTGTGTGAAACCTTCCTGAAGTCTGACCTCGACACG ATCGTCAACGTGGTTCCTCTTCCTCCAGAATCTTTGATTCCTCCTGAAACCCACGAGAAGAACAAGCTGCCACTCATCAG TGTGAAGGGTGAGGTGGTGTGCAGCCAGAAGGACTTCAGGATCAACCTGTTCATCCCAGGGCAGGAGGACCTGATCCTGCTCATGTCAAAATCAGCTGCAGCTTCCAGGTTCCTGCTGGATCAGAATCTCGAACCCATTGAGATGGAGCTTCCAG CGGAAGCAGCATCCACCATTCCTCCTGATGACGCTGCAGAGAACTTCCTTCCCATCAACGAGGACATGGATCTGGACCAGGATCCAGAGGAACACATCGAGCGGCAGCAAGTCTCA TCCCAGGCTCAGAGTGAAGGGCGGATGATCCGAGAGAGACGGGATTTGGAAGTGGAGAAGCAGAATGAGATGATTCCAGCTGCT GTGGAGACCTGGACTCTACATGACCCGTACTCTGTCAACGGAGAGGATAAACCCTTCAAACCAG GGAAGTGCTACAAAGTTCCCAACGGTCTGGATGATGGAGGGAAGAGGAAAAGGAGACGACCAGCGCTCCTTCAGGACTTCAGGACCTGGTTCAGCGGAACCT TCGATCCCCCGGAGCCGAAGCTGAAAGTCGGACCAACGTTCCCAG ACCTGAACTACATCTACCTGAGCTTCATAAAGGACAAAGTGAAGAAGCAGAAGAGGATCTGCAGGCGAGCG GGCGTGGTGATGTCAGAGGAGGAGCTCCGGAGGACCTTCCTACAGCCAGAAGAGGTTGAGCCTGTGGATGAGTTCAGACATGCTGAGCTGTCGG TTCATCCGCTCAGGTTTCTCCTCCTGCTTGGAGCTAAGAACTCTGACCCAGTGACACCAGTCAGAAGTTGCTTTGTGTTGATGCTGCGTTCACTGACCTCAGCTCAGATCTGTCCTGGGACTTCACTGAATGCTTCATGGTGTGGAGCTCAAG GTGGAGATGACGACAGCTCGGACATTGAACACGATGGGCTTCCTGACGACATTCCTCCAGAGATTACTGGAGGACCGGACTTCATCTCTCCTG AGGCTCAGAGGGATGATCTGACATATGAAGAGCTCGTGCAGCTCCGGGTC GAGCAGCTGCTGGTGCACAGTCTGGGTTACACCCAGGAGACTGCTCTGTCCCGCAGAGTCAAGGACTGGGAGGACAAGATCCAGCCTCAACTGGTGCTGCAG GAGGAACGTCCACCGTTTGATATCCACGACTATGGAGGGAGGATCGTCAGAAACCTGAGCAGCGTTGGCTGCCGAAGGTCGTTCGCTTCCATCGTTCGTGGTTTGGACAACTTCGAGGCCTGCAAGTACCTGCTGGCTTCTCTGCAGCTG GCCAACGACTTCACGGTGGAGATCGACAGCGCTGCAGGTCTGGAGGACAGCCTGGACACCATGAGCCTGACCCTGCTCAGCACCCACAGAGCAACAGATCGGTTCAAGACTCTGACGACTTCCAGCTGA
- the ncaph2 gene encoding condensin-2 complex subunit H2 isoform X1: MKNSHIMESTESRYAHLLQPIRELTKNWEIDVASELNDYLEELDEMCITLDGGKTRLNFAEAALLIQGSTCIYSKKVELLHTLVYQTLQYINNKSKKRSKEAAEALHGAAGATQMSHDAEDVDEFTPLETEVCETFLKSDLDTIVNVVPLPPESLIPPETHEKNKLPLISVKGEVVCSQKDFRINLFIPGQEDLILLMSKSAAASRFLLDQNLEPIEMELPAEAASTIPPDDAAENFLPINEDMDLDQDPEEHIERQQVSSQAQSEGRMIRERRDLEVEKQNEMIPAAVETWTLHDPYSVNGEDKPFKPGKCYKVPNGLDDGGKRKRRRPALLQDFRTWFSGTFDPPEPKLKVGPTFPDLNYIYLSFIKDKVKKQKRICRRAGVVMSEEELRRTFLQPEEVEPVDEFRHAELSVHPLRFLLLLGAKNSDPVTPVRSCFVLMLRSLTSAQICPGTSLNASWCGAQGGDDDSSDIEHDGLPDDIPPEITGGPDFISPEAQRDDLTYEELVQLRVEQLLVHSLGYTQETALSRRVKDWEDKIQPQLVLQEERPPFDIHDYGGRIVRNLSSVGCRRSFASIVRGLDNFEACKYLLASLQLANDFTVEIDSAAGLEDSLDTMSLTLLSTHRATDRFKTLTTSS, translated from the exons CTGGACGAGATGTGCATCACCTTGGATGGAGGAAAAACCAGACTGAACTTTGCAGAAGCTGCCCTGCTCATTCAGGGATCCACCTGCATATACAGCAAGAAG GTGGAGCTGCTTCACACCCTTGTGTACCAAACGCTGCAGTACATCAACAACAAGAGCAAGAA ACGGAGCAAAGAGGCGGCGGAGGCTCTGCACGGAGCTGCAGGAGCTACACAGATGAGTCATGATGCTGAGGATGTGGATGAG TTCACTCCTCTGGAGACGGAGGTGTGTGAAACCTTCCTGAAGTCTGACCTCGACACG ATCGTCAACGTGGTTCCTCTTCCTCCAGAATCTTTGATTCCTCCTGAAACCCACGAGAAGAACAAGCTGCCACTCATCAG TGTGAAGGGTGAGGTGGTGTGCAGCCAGAAGGACTTCAGGATCAACCTGTTCATCCCAGGGCAGGAGGACCTGATCCTGCTCATGTCAAAATCAGCTGCAGCTTCCAGGTTCCTGCTGGATCAGAATCTCGAACCCATTGAGATGGAGCTTCCAG CGGAAGCAGCATCCACCATTCCTCCTGATGACGCTGCAGAGAACTTCCTTCCCATCAACGAGGACATGGATCTGGACCAGGATCCAGAGGAACACATCGAGCGGCAGCAAGTCTCA TCCCAGGCTCAGAGTGAAGGGCGGATGATCCGAGAGAGACGGGATTTGGAAGTGGAGAAGCAGAATGAGATGATTCCAGCTGCT GTGGAGACCTGGACTCTACATGACCCGTACTCTGTCAACGGAGAGGATAAACCCTTCAAACCAG GGAAGTGCTACAAAGTTCCCAACGGTCTGGATGATGGAGGGAAGAGGAAAAGGAGACGACCAGCGCTCCTTCAGGACTTCAGGACCTGGTTCAGCGGAACCT TCGATCCCCCGGAGCCGAAGCTGAAAGTCGGACCAACGTTCCCAG ACCTGAACTACATCTACCTGAGCTTCATAAAGGACAAAGTGAAGAAGCAGAAGAGGATCTGCAGGCGAGCG GGCGTGGTGATGTCAGAGGAGGAGCTCCGGAGGACCTTCCTACAGCCAGAAGAGGTTGAGCCTGTGGATGAGTTCAGACATGCTGAGCTGTCGG TTCATCCGCTCAGGTTTCTCCTCCTGCTTGGAGCTAAGAACTCTGACCCAGTGACACCAGTCAGAAGTTGCTTTGTGTTGATGCTGCGTTCACTGACCTCAGCTCAGATCTGTCCTGGGACTTCACTGAATGCTTCATGGTGTGGAGCTCAAG GTGGAGATGACGACAGCTCGGACATTGAACACGATGGGCTTCCTGACGACATTCCTCCAGAGATTACTGGAGGACCGGACTTCATCTCTCCTG AGGCTCAGAGGGATGATCTGACATATGAAGAGCTCGTGCAGCTCCGGGTC GAGCAGCTGCTGGTGCACAGTCTGGGTTACACCCAGGAGACTGCTCTGTCCCGCAGAGTCAAGGACTGGGAGGACAAGATCCAGCCTCAACTGGTGCTGCAG GAGGAACGTCCACCGTTTGATATCCACGACTATGGAGGGAGGATCGTCAGAAACCTGAGCAGCGTTGGCTGCCGAAGGTCGTTCGCTTCCATCGTTCGTGGTTTGGACAACTTCGAGGCCTGCAAGTACCTGCTGGCTTCTCTGCAGCTG GCCAACGACTTCACGGTGGAGATCGACAGCGCTGCAGGTCTGGAGGACAGCCTGGACACCATGAGCCTGACCCTGCTCAGCACCCACAGAGCAACAGATCGGTTCAAGACTCTGACGACTTCCAGCTGA
- the ncaph2 gene encoding condensin-2 complex subunit H2 isoform X3, with protein MKNSHIMESTESRYAHLLQPIRELTKNWEIDVASELNDYLEELDEMCITLDGGKTRLNFAEAALLIQGSTCIYSKKVELLHTLVYQTLQYINNKSKKRSKEAAEALHGAAGATQMSHDAEDVDEFTPLETEVCETFLKSDLDTIVNVVPLPPESLIPPETHEKNKLPLISVKGEVVCSQKDFRINLFIPGQEDLILLMSKSAAASRFLLDQNLEPIEMELPAEAASTIPPDDAAENFLPINEDMDLDQDPEEHIERQQVSSQAQSEGRMIRERRDLEVEKQNEMIPAAVETWTLHDPYSVNGEDKPFKPGKCYKVPNGLDDGGKRKRRRPALLQDFRTWFSGTFDPPEPKLKVGPTFPDLNYIYLSFIKDKVKKQKRICRRAGVVMSEEELRRTFLQPEEVEPVDEFRHAELSGGDDDSSDIEHDGLPDDIPPEITGGPDFISPEAQRDDLTYEELVQLRVEQLLVHSLGYTQETALSRRVKDWEDKIQPQLVLQEERPPFDIHDYGGRIVRNLSSVGCRRSFASIVRGLDNFEACKYLLASLQLANDFTVEIDSAAGLEDSLDTMSLTLLSTHRATDRFKTLTTSS; from the exons CTGGACGAGATGTGCATCACCTTGGATGGAGGAAAAACCAGACTGAACTTTGCAGAAGCTGCCCTGCTCATTCAGGGATCCACCTGCATATACAGCAAGAAG GTGGAGCTGCTTCACACCCTTGTGTACCAAACGCTGCAGTACATCAACAACAAGAGCAAGAA ACGGAGCAAAGAGGCGGCGGAGGCTCTGCACGGAGCTGCAGGAGCTACACAGATGAGTCATGATGCTGAGGATGTGGATGAG TTCACTCCTCTGGAGACGGAGGTGTGTGAAACCTTCCTGAAGTCTGACCTCGACACG ATCGTCAACGTGGTTCCTCTTCCTCCAGAATCTTTGATTCCTCCTGAAACCCACGAGAAGAACAAGCTGCCACTCATCAG TGTGAAGGGTGAGGTGGTGTGCAGCCAGAAGGACTTCAGGATCAACCTGTTCATCCCAGGGCAGGAGGACCTGATCCTGCTCATGTCAAAATCAGCTGCAGCTTCCAGGTTCCTGCTGGATCAGAATCTCGAACCCATTGAGATGGAGCTTCCAG CGGAAGCAGCATCCACCATTCCTCCTGATGACGCTGCAGAGAACTTCCTTCCCATCAACGAGGACATGGATCTGGACCAGGATCCAGAGGAACACATCGAGCGGCAGCAAGTCTCA TCCCAGGCTCAGAGTGAAGGGCGGATGATCCGAGAGAGACGGGATTTGGAAGTGGAGAAGCAGAATGAGATGATTCCAGCTGCT GTGGAGACCTGGACTCTACATGACCCGTACTCTGTCAACGGAGAGGATAAACCCTTCAAACCAG GGAAGTGCTACAAAGTTCCCAACGGTCTGGATGATGGAGGGAAGAGGAAAAGGAGACGACCAGCGCTCCTTCAGGACTTCAGGACCTGGTTCAGCGGAACCT TCGATCCCCCGGAGCCGAAGCTGAAAGTCGGACCAACGTTCCCAG ACCTGAACTACATCTACCTGAGCTTCATAAAGGACAAAGTGAAGAAGCAGAAGAGGATCTGCAGGCGAGCG GGCGTGGTGATGTCAGAGGAGGAGCTCCGGAGGACCTTCCTACAGCCAGAAGAGGTTGAGCCTGTGGATGAGTTCAGACATGCTGAGCTGTCGG GTGGAGATGACGACAGCTCGGACATTGAACACGATGGGCTTCCTGACGACATTCCTCCAGAGATTACTGGAGGACCGGACTTCATCTCTCCTG AGGCTCAGAGGGATGATCTGACATATGAAGAGCTCGTGCAGCTCCGGGTC GAGCAGCTGCTGGTGCACAGTCTGGGTTACACCCAGGAGACTGCTCTGTCCCGCAGAGTCAAGGACTGGGAGGACAAGATCCAGCCTCAACTGGTGCTGCAG GAGGAACGTCCACCGTTTGATATCCACGACTATGGAGGGAGGATCGTCAGAAACCTGAGCAGCGTTGGCTGCCGAAGGTCGTTCGCTTCCATCGTTCGTGGTTTGGACAACTTCGAGGCCTGCAAGTACCTGCTGGCTTCTCTGCAGCTG GCCAACGACTTCACGGTGGAGATCGACAGCGCTGCAGGTCTGGAGGACAGCCTGGACACCATGAGCCTGACCCTGCTCAGCACCCACAGAGCAACAGATCGGTTCAAGACTCTGACGACTTCCAGCTGA